In a genomic window of Chaetodon trifascialis isolate fChaTrf1 chromosome 8, fChaTrf1.hap1, whole genome shotgun sequence:
- the LOC139335426 gene encoding carbohydrate sulfotransferase 11-like isoform X1 — protein sequence MRMPKGGRLFLATCLGSLFVIVLYFQSITKPDPGVKTGSRPGKSRRSPLQTLYNGDQQLELLAAQRSLQDRREVLEQACLSHTRKRQVLSPEDLKHLIVDDKHSLIYCYVPKVACTNWKRVLMVLTSDGRYTDPLAIPANEAHVAGNLRTLSEFSVPEINHRLRSYLKFIFVRDPFERLVSAYRNKFTRNYNTAFHERYGTKIIRRHRPNPEPEALEKGNDVSFHEFVQYLVDPRTQREEPFNEHWERVHSLCHPCLIHYNVVGKYETLEPDAQAVLRLAGVEGSLQFPTSGKSTRTDGNMAARFFKHISPFYQKKLFNLYRMDFLLFNYSTPEYLRTR from the exons ATGAGGATGCCCAAAGGAGGACGCCTGTTTCTGGCGACGTGCCTCGGCTCGCTCTTCGTTATCGTGCTGTACTTTCAGAGCATCACTAAGCCAG ATCCTGGAGTGAAGACGGGCAGCAGACCAGGGAAAAGCAGGAGAAGTCCACTGCAAACCCTGTACAACGGAGACCAG cagctggagctgttggCAGCTCAAAGGTCCCTCCAAGACCGCAGGGAGGTGTTGGAGCAGGCGTGTCTCAGCCACACAAGGAAGCGGCAGGTGCTTTCACCTGAGGATCTCAAACACCTTATTGTGGATGATAAACACAGCCTTATTTACTGCTATGTGCCCAAG GTAGCCTGCACCAATTGGAAGCGTGTTCTTATGGTCCTCACCAGTGATGGCCGCTATACTGACCCCCTCGCCATCCCTGCAAATGAGGCCCACGTGGCAGGTAACCTCCGCACACTTTCTGAGTTCTCAGTCCCTGAGATCAACCATCGCCTTCGCAGCTACCTCAAGTTCATCTTTGTGCGGGACCCCTTTGAGCGCCTGGTGTCTGCCTACCGGAACAAGTTCACCCGTAACTACAACACTGCTTTCCACGAGCGTTACGGAACCAAGATCATCCGCCGGCACCGACCGAACCCGGAACCTGAGGCACTGGAGAAAGGGAATGACGTTTCTTTCCATGAGTTTGTCCAGTACCTTGTGGACCCTCGAACCCAACGGGAGGAACCTTTCAATGAGCACTGGGAGCGGGTGCACTCCCTCTGCCACCCCTGCCTGATCCACTACAATGTCGTGGGGAAGTACGAGACTCTGGAGCCAGATGCTCAGGCTGTGCTCAGgttggctggagtggagggATCACTTCAGTTTCCAACATCTGGTAAAAGCACCAGGACCGATGGCAACATGGCAGCACGCTTCTTTAAGCATATCAGTCCTTTCTACCAGAAGAAACTGTTCAACCTGTATCGAATGGACTTCCTGCTCTTCAACTACTCCACACCAGAGTACCTCAGGACTCGATGA
- the LOC139335426 gene encoding carbohydrate sulfotransferase 11-like isoform X2 codes for MRMPKGGRLFLATCLGSLFVIVLYFQSITKPDPGVKTGSRPGKSRRSPLQTLYNGDQLELLAAQRSLQDRREVLEQACLSHTRKRQVLSPEDLKHLIVDDKHSLIYCYVPKVACTNWKRVLMVLTSDGRYTDPLAIPANEAHVAGNLRTLSEFSVPEINHRLRSYLKFIFVRDPFERLVSAYRNKFTRNYNTAFHERYGTKIIRRHRPNPEPEALEKGNDVSFHEFVQYLVDPRTQREEPFNEHWERVHSLCHPCLIHYNVVGKYETLEPDAQAVLRLAGVEGSLQFPTSGKSTRTDGNMAARFFKHISPFYQKKLFNLYRMDFLLFNYSTPEYLRTR; via the exons ATGAGGATGCCCAAAGGAGGACGCCTGTTTCTGGCGACGTGCCTCGGCTCGCTCTTCGTTATCGTGCTGTACTTTCAGAGCATCACTAAGCCAG ATCCTGGAGTGAAGACGGGCAGCAGACCAGGGAAAAGCAGGAGAAGTCCACTGCAAACCCTGTACAACGGAGACCAG ctggagctgttggCAGCTCAAAGGTCCCTCCAAGACCGCAGGGAGGTGTTGGAGCAGGCGTGTCTCAGCCACACAAGGAAGCGGCAGGTGCTTTCACCTGAGGATCTCAAACACCTTATTGTGGATGATAAACACAGCCTTATTTACTGCTATGTGCCCAAG GTAGCCTGCACCAATTGGAAGCGTGTTCTTATGGTCCTCACCAGTGATGGCCGCTATACTGACCCCCTCGCCATCCCTGCAAATGAGGCCCACGTGGCAGGTAACCTCCGCACACTTTCTGAGTTCTCAGTCCCTGAGATCAACCATCGCCTTCGCAGCTACCTCAAGTTCATCTTTGTGCGGGACCCCTTTGAGCGCCTGGTGTCTGCCTACCGGAACAAGTTCACCCGTAACTACAACACTGCTTTCCACGAGCGTTACGGAACCAAGATCATCCGCCGGCACCGACCGAACCCGGAACCTGAGGCACTGGAGAAAGGGAATGACGTTTCTTTCCATGAGTTTGTCCAGTACCTTGTGGACCCTCGAACCCAACGGGAGGAACCTTTCAATGAGCACTGGGAGCGGGTGCACTCCCTCTGCCACCCCTGCCTGATCCACTACAATGTCGTGGGGAAGTACGAGACTCTGGAGCCAGATGCTCAGGCTGTGCTCAGgttggctggagtggagggATCACTTCAGTTTCCAACATCTGGTAAAAGCACCAGGACCGATGGCAACATGGCAGCACGCTTCTTTAAGCATATCAGTCCTTTCTACCAGAAGAAACTGTTCAACCTGTATCGAATGGACTTCCTGCTCTTCAACTACTCCACACCAGAGTACCTCAGGACTCGATGA